The Candidatus Denitrolinea symbiosum DNA window CACCTTGACGGGAGGCGCGAAAAAACCGACGGGTTCTCTTTGAAGCCGTCGGTCCGTGATTCGCGGTTGCGGGTTGGGACGGGTCGCATCCCGCAAGTATAACGGGAAAAGGTAAGGCGAAATTATCTTACCTTATCCAGCCCATCCAAGTTGCTCCAGGCGTTCCGCCAGCCACATTTTGATCACGGATTGCCGCGTCACGCCCAGTTTGCGCGCTTCGCGATCCAACGCGGTGATCATCCACATGGGGAAGTCCACATTGACGCGCTTTTGCTCCAACGCGGGGCGGCGGGCCTGGGAAAGATCCAAGTCGGCCAGAATATTCTGGTTATCGTCAAATTTTTTGTCCAGTTCAGATGCCTTCATAGAGTTCTACCTCCTCATCGCGAGCGCGTCTGACAGAGATGATCCGAATATTTGCGTCGCGATACGTGATAATTGCGGACCAAACTTTGCCATTAATTTGACCGATCAAAAGATTTCTCGGTTCATCTACAGTTCTGGCTGGGATTTCAAGACGATTTTCATCCAGCCACAATGCTTGCGCCTCGACAAAGTCAATGCCATGTTTTTGGCGATTTGATTCATTTTGGCTCATGTTCAGAACAAGTGATTCGGTAGAATAGGGGCATGGACTTTCCAATTGTTGAACTCATGGATCGAGATGCATGTACGGTCTGGCTAACCGAGCATTTTCATCCCGATGGATTGAAATGCCCACATTGTAAAGCTGGTCTTGAGCAGGCGACTCGATTTCGTAAGACCAAACAAAGCGGTCTGATTGTATATCGGTGCAAAGCCTGTCGTGGCATCTACAATCTCTACAGCGGAACTGCGTTTGAAGGAAGACACTTCACTCCTGAGCAAACTATCCTTTTCATTCGCGAGGTGGTGCAGGGGAAGCCAACGGCGAAGTTGTCGCGAGAATTGAGCATCAGTCGCACAACCGGGCTGACCGTGAGGCATCTGCTTCAGGCGAATGCCAAGAAGGAACAAGCGACCAAACCCTTGAGCGATCTGGAAGTCGAAACCGACGAAATGTTCCAGAACGCGGGGGAAAAAAGGAGAGTGGCACGGCGATCCGCAGGATCCGCCTCGCAAACGAGCCAATAAACGGCGCGGGCGAGGGACGTATGCGAATGATCGTCCGCCGGTCTGCGCAGTGATTGGGCGCGAAACGCGCCAAGTGCGGATCCAAGTGATGCCAGATACAAAAGGCGATAGCTTGTGTCCATTTGTCGAGAACTTTACCAGACCAGAAGCGACG harbors:
- a CDS encoding CopG family transcriptional regulator; translated protein: MKASELDKKFDDNQNILADLDLSQARRPALEQKRVNVDFPMWMITALDREARKLGVTRQSVIKMWLAERLEQLGWAG
- a CDS encoding toxin encodes the protein MSQNESNRQKHGIDFVEAQALWLDENRLEIPARTVDEPRNLLIGQINGKVWSAIITYRDANIRIISVRRARDEEVELYEGI